One Gammaproteobacteria bacterium genomic window, TGACGGTCACGAGCACGTGACGCTTGTCTTCCGGGCGGCGTTCGCGCGTCACCAGGCCGCGCAACTCCAGGCGATCGAGGATGCCGGTGACGGTTGCGGGACTGAGTGAGACCACTTGCGCCAGCATGCCGCTGGTCATGGCGCCGTGTTCGCCCAGGTTCTGCAGGCACAGCAATTGCGGCGTGGTCAAGCCGCGCTCGCCAATGAGCTGGCGGCTGGAAATGTCCATGCCGCGCATGATGCGCCGCAGGGCGAGCAGAATGTCTGCCGCCAGACGATCTGGGTCCATGGTCATGCAGGAGCTCGCTTTAGTCGGCATTGTTCAACACTCGCACGCGGTCCGCAAGCAGCGCCTGTTAAACTAACTGGGCTGCGGACCCGGAGCACGCGCTATGCTGGCCTGGTTGTTGCTGAGAATTGTCATCGCTTATCTGCTGGGCTCGCTCATCGGCAGCCTGATCGTGGGCAAGATTTACGGCGGCGTAGATATCCGCACCCAGGGCAGCGGCAACGCCGGCAGTACCAACGCCTTGCGTACCCAAGGCCGGGTGTTCGCCTTGTGGGTGATGCTCATTGATGTGGGCAAGGGCGTACTGGCGGCCGGATTGCTGCCGTACCTGCTGGCAGCACCGAGTGAACTGGGCATCGAGTGGACGGCCGCGGCATGCGGCGCGGCCGCCATCGTCGGGCACGTGTTCCCGGTGTTTTTCCGTTTCCGTGGCGGCAAGGGTTTCGCCACCTTTCTCGGCGTGCTGTTGATGCTCTCCTG contains:
- the plsY gene encoding glycerol-3-phosphate 1-O-acyltransferase PlsY, coding for MLAWLLLRIVIAYLLGSLIGSLIVGKIYGGVDIRTQGSGNAGSTNALRTQGRVFALWVMLIDVGKGVLAAGLLPYLLAAPSELGIEWTAAACGAAAIVGHVFPVFFRFRGGKGFATFLGVLLMLSWPALTVAVIVWCLVLVLSGYVGLSTLLAAWSVPVFAVIVHGYTSPLFCFGLVMALFIVYTHRGNIRRLVAGKENRFTRVMLLRRR
- a CDS encoding MarR family transcriptional regulator → MTMDPDRLAADILLALRRIMRGMDISSRQLIGERGLTTPQLLCLQNLGEHGAMTSGMLAQVVSLSPATVTGILDRLELRGLVTRERRPEDKRHVLVTVTHAGAAAADAAPSRLAQRFADALAHLPDDDRGEVLRVIQYLADLADVRNGRG